GAAGCGGATACGGAACTACATAAATTAGATAAAGTCATTCCGGATATCAATAAACTTGGATTTGATGAATCATTTAATGATGAAAATAGAGTGTTTATAGGAGAAGTTGGTGGAAAAAAAGCTATTTGGAGTTCTTTTTATTCTACCTCTCATATGGAAATAGCAAGTTTTGAAGAAAAAGATTTAGACCGCTTATTCGAGTTATATAAATTAGTAAAACAAAGCGGGGCATTATTGGAAATTATTCATGTCTCAGATATGAGAGAGCCACACGAGAGTGAAACCTTTGTATTTGATATGGAAAAATTAAAGGGCGTAAATACAAAAGAAGATTTTTTGTTGGAAATGAAAAAAACAAATGCAAATATTGCTAGTTTATATGAAAATAAAAAATGGGAATCTGAGAAAGAAAAAATTGGAAATGAACGTTTCACTTTTGATTCTGAATATGATGATTATTGGTTTAATTGTAGGCTGACTAATGGAAATGGCGAATGTACCAATATTTTTGCCACTGTATATTTCAAAGAAAACAGCCTAACTAAATCAAATGATAATTTAGAAAAAGATTTAAACTCTATTTTTACTTTTTTCGAAAAGACGATTAATCCAAAAGCTTCAATAGAGTATAGTTTTATTGAAGAAGGTTCAGATGACTCGGTGAGATTTACAGATTATGAAATCAAAAAATATTCTTCCACATTAGATTTTATCAACAAGAATTTTAAATAAGGAGAAGCATTCGGCACGAATATGTTGCGCGAATGCTTTTGCTTGTGCATATTTACTTAAAAAAAAGTGCTGACGTAACTTTCTTTTTGTCTTTTTAATCTACATTCGGCTGATTTTTTAATGAGATGGGTGAAAGTATTCTTTATTTCACGCACTCAAATTGATTTCGACATTTACATCTCACGTTTCGACCTCTATAATGAATTCTATTAAATTTATAGAAGGTGCAAGTATGTCACAACAAAAACAAGGCGTCCTGTTTGCGGCAGGAGCCTATTTAATGTGGGGGCTTATCCCACTTTATTGGAAACAAGTGCAGTATGTTTCGAGTCTCGAAATTTTAGCGGGCCGTGTTATTTGGTCATTCGTTTTTACGGCGCTCTTTGTATTACTCATAAAACAGCGAAAGGAATTAATGGAGGATATTAGATCGCTCTGGGGGAGAAAAGCTCAGTTTTGGTCGCTCTTCATTGCATCACTAGTTATAAGTGTCAACTGGGGTGTATATATTTGGGCGGTTAACAATGAGCAATTGCTACAGGCGAGTCTTGGTTATTACATTAACCCGCTTATTTCTGTGCTCTTCGGTTTGATCATCTTTAAGGAAAAGCTATCAGGTGCAACGATTGTAGCTGTCATTATCGCAGCAACTGGCGTAGCATATCAAGCAATTTTGGGTGGGACGATTCCGTGGGTGTCCCTAACACTTGCGCTATCATTTTCAATTTATGGCGTGCTGAAAAAGAAAATTCCGCTAGATGCAACGCGAGGCTTGGCAATTGAAACACTCTTTATTTTACCAATCGCGATTGTAGGATATATTTACTTAATGCAGACGACCGATATTGCCTTTTTACAAGTGGATATGAAAACTAACTTATTATTAATAGGAAGTGGGATTATAACGGCATTACCACTTGTGCTTTTTGCAAAAGGAGCACAAAAAATTCCATTATATTTATTGGGCTTTGTGCAGTTTTTATCGCCAACGATGAGCTTAGTAATCGGAATCTTTGTTTATAAAGAGCCTTTTACAATGACGGAGCTCTTTACGTTTAGCTGTATTTGGCTTGCGGTCCTTATTTTTTCTGCTGGGAAATTTATCGAAGTGAGAAAGCGAAAATTAATCTAACTTGTTTCAGCAAAAGTCCCTCACTCGAATAACTAGGGAATAAATGCTAAAAATGTCCTCCGTTCAGCGGGGGACATTTTTAGCTGAATCAAGTTACTGCCCCCGGCGGATGTCACAGATTTTTTAAAGGAGTTTTTCGAGCGGGCTCGAAAAAAATCTGGACGCAATTACGCCGAGGCGTAATTGATATGTACAGCTCCTTGTAAACATTGTTTACGAGGAGTTTTTTTATCCAAAAACAACTCGCATGAAACTACCAATGATGAGAATGCAAATGAAGGCGATTAATCCGACCTTTGTAAATTCAAATAACGAATAATATTTCCTCGTAAACAGTTCACGTTTATAACGTGGATTATTGCGCATAATAATACCTCCAAAATAAGTTTTTACTTATTATTTGCAGTAATATATCTGATTATTATACCAAAAATAGCGCGAAAAATAGCACTAAGAATTCAGAATATTGTTAAATTTGATTTTTCTCTCTTATATTCTTATTTTCTAATTGTAACAACCGAATCTTTGTGCTAGGATTGCTTATTGAATGATAATGTGAAAGTTTAAACATAGTTTTTGGACTTTTCATGAAGAAAAAAATATTAAGTGTTGGCAAAGGAGAGTTATTATGTCAGAAATGAATAATCAGGTAGAAAAAGTGTCTGTTACACAAGAACAATTAGACGTACTAGACCAACTATTAAAGCCAGAGGTACAAGCTTCGTTAACAACTTTAGTTGACAACTTACCTAAGTTAGCAGAAATGACAACTTTATTAACTAAGGCATATGATTTCGCGACTGCAGTAGCAACTGACGAAACATTAAAAAGTGATACAGTTGCAGCTGTAACAGAAATGGCTAGCCCAGTAGTAGATACGGCAAAATCTTTAGCTCAAACGGCTATCGAAGCAAAAGACCGTGCTGAAGTTTCAAGTGAAACAGTAGGTGTATTTGGTCTATTAAAAATGTTAAAAGACCCTCAAGTTCAAGGCGCATTACGTTTTGCTAATGCATTTTTAGCTGTAGCAGCTGAGAAAAAAGACAAATAATTAATTCGCACAATCTAATTTAATTGGAGGATGTTATCATGGTAACAAAAGATATCGTTATTTTAGGTGCTGGTTTTGCTGGTGTTTTAGCTGCTCAAACAGCTCGCAAATATTTAAATACGCTAGAAGCAAACATTACAGTTGTAAACCAGTTCCCAACGCACCAAATCATTACAGAATTACACCGCTTAGCTGGTGGTACAATTAAAGAGGGCGCTGTTTCTCTATCTTTAGAAAAAATCTTCAAAGGTAAAGACATCAACCTTGAAATCGCAAAAGTAAACAGCTTCAACGCTGACAAAAAAGAAGTTCAACTTTCAAATGGTAAAACTTTATCATACGATACATTAGTTGTTGCTTTAGGTTCTCAAACAGGATTCTTCGGTATCCCAGGCTTAGAAGAAAACTCATTCGTATTAAAATCAGTTGACGAAGCAAACGCTATCCGTGAGCATATCGAAGCACGTATCGCTGAATATGCAAAATCAAAAAATGAAGCAGATGCAACGATCGTTATCGGCGGTGGCGGTTTAACAGGTGTTGAGCTTGTTGGTGAAATCGTAGACCACTTCCCGAAAGTAGCTGCGAAATA
This portion of the Solibacillus daqui genome encodes:
- the rarD gene encoding EamA family transporter RarD, with translation MSQQKQGVLFAAGAYLMWGLIPLYWKQVQYVSSLEILAGRVIWSFVFTALFVLLIKQRKELMEDIRSLWGRKAQFWSLFIASLVISVNWGVYIWAVNNEQLLQASLGYYINPLISVLFGLIIFKEKLSGATIVAVIIAATGVAYQAILGGTIPWVSLTLALSFSIYGVLKKKIPLDATRGLAIETLFILPIAIVGYIYLMQTTDIAFLQVDMKTNLLLIGSGIITALPLVLFAKGAQKIPLYLLGFVQFLSPTMSLVIGIFVYKEPFTMTELFTFSCIWLAVLIFSAGKFIEVRKRKLI
- a CDS encoding DUF1641 domain-containing protein → MSEMNNQVEKVSVTQEQLDVLDQLLKPEVQASLTTLVDNLPKLAEMTTLLTKAYDFATAVATDETLKSDTVAAVTEMASPVVDTAKSLAQTAIEAKDRAEVSSETVGVFGLLKMLKDPQVQGALRFANAFLAVAAEKKDK